Proteins encoded together in one Solanum lycopersicum chromosome 7, SLM_r2.1 window:
- the LOC101250317 gene encoding rac-like GTP-binding protein ARAC7, with protein sequence MNASKFIKCVTVGDGAVGKTCMLICYTSNKFPTDYVPTVFDNFSANVAVDGSIVNLGLWDTAGQEDYSRLRPLSYRGADIFVLAFSLISSASYENVLKKWMPELRRFAPNVPIVLVGTKLDIREDNRYLADHMGSNIITPAQGEELRRQIGAAAYIECSSKTQQNVKAVFDTAIKVVLQPPRRKEVVRKKRQRSTGCSIVRGIVCGGCVA encoded by the exons ATGAATGCTTCAAAGTTCATCAAATGTGTAACTGTAGGCGATGGTGCTGTTGGCAAGACCTGCATGCTCATTTGTTACACCAGTAACAAGTTCCCTACT GACTATGTTCCAACTGTATTTGACAATTTCAGTGCCAATGTAGCTGTGGATGGGAGCATTGTCAATTTGGGTTTGTGGGATACTGCAG GTCAAGAGGATTATAGCAGGCTGAGACCACTAAGTTACAGGGGTGCAGACATTTTTGTACTAGCTTTCTCTTTAATAAGTAGCGCAAGctatgaaaatgttcttaaaaag TGGATGCCTGAACTTCGTCGTTTTGCACCCAATGTCCCAATTGTACTTGTTGGAACTAAATTAG ACATTCGAGAAGATAATCGCTATCTAGCAGATCATATGGGCTCAAATATTATAACACCTGCCCAA GGGGAAGAGCTAAGGAGACAAATTGGTGCAGCAGCTTACATAGAGTGCAGCTCTAAAACTCAACAG AATGTGAAAGCTGTTTTTGACACTGCAATCAAGGTTGTGCTTCAGCCACCTAGGAGGAAGGAGGTAGTGAGGAAGAAAAGGCAAAGAAGCACTGGTTGTTCAATTGT CAGGGGGATCGTTTGTGGAGGCTGTGTTGCTTAG